A stretch of the Bacillus licheniformis DSM 13 = ATCC 14580 genome encodes the following:
- a CDS encoding lysine N(6)-hydroxylase/L-ornithine N(5)-oxygenase family protein: MNSTKRPNDVYDVIGVGIGPFNLGLAALADSVPEINALFFERNESFNWHPGMLIEGTTLQVPFLADLVSMADVTSKYSFLNYLQQHNRLYSFYFLEDFHIPRQEYNHYCRWVAEQLDPCRFGMNVESISLVESNPEALFKVRVANRENGGEAVYYTRHIALGIGTGPHVPDALSDALGGSVFHSAEYLKRKPGGFKGKRVAVVGSGQSAAEVFYDLVGEDEAEHVSWLTRSKGFFPMEYSNLGLEYFSPDYIDFFYQLPQWKKDELLTQQDLLYKGISAKTISDIYHILYERTCGGRKAAFDLQSMTEVEQIEQRGETLVLYCTNRVNEDRFERQADVVVLATGYKERLPECLAPVDSLIEKDASGRYVITRDYRLVTAAKSKNHIFIQNGELHTHGVGAPDLGLGAYRNSVIINQLAGREVYTVSHKTVFQTFGTGIAEKTAVPNG, from the coding sequence ATGAACTCTACAAAGAGACCCAATGATGTATACGATGTCATCGGCGTCGGCATCGGGCCGTTTAATCTCGGCCTTGCCGCATTGGCTGACTCCGTGCCTGAGATCAATGCGCTGTTTTTTGAACGAAACGAAAGCTTTAACTGGCATCCCGGCATGCTGATTGAAGGAACGACACTGCAGGTGCCGTTTTTGGCCGACTTGGTGAGCATGGCCGATGTGACAAGCAAATACAGCTTTTTAAACTATCTTCAGCAGCATAACCGTCTTTATTCTTTTTATTTTCTGGAAGACTTTCATATTCCGAGACAGGAATACAACCACTACTGCCGCTGGGTGGCAGAACAGCTCGACCCGTGCCGCTTCGGGATGAATGTCGAAAGCATATCACTCGTTGAATCGAACCCGGAGGCGCTTTTTAAGGTGCGGGTCGCGAATCGGGAGAACGGAGGGGAAGCGGTTTATTACACGAGGCATATTGCGCTTGGCATTGGGACGGGCCCGCACGTTCCCGATGCGCTCTCAGACGCTTTGGGGGGCTCGGTGTTCCATTCAGCCGAGTATTTAAAGAGAAAGCCCGGCGGATTTAAAGGGAAAAGGGTGGCCGTCGTCGGCTCCGGGCAAAGCGCAGCCGAAGTGTTTTATGACCTGGTCGGTGAAGATGAAGCGGAGCATGTCAGCTGGCTCACCCGCTCAAAAGGCTTCTTCCCAATGGAATATTCGAACCTCGGACTCGAATATTTTTCGCCTGACTATATCGATTTTTTCTATCAGCTTCCGCAGTGGAAAAAAGATGAATTGCTAACGCAGCAGGATCTTCTTTATAAAGGAATCAGCGCGAAGACGATCAGCGATATTTATCATATTCTGTATGAGCGGACCTGCGGGGGGCGGAAAGCGGCTTTTGATCTTCAGTCCATGACAGAAGTCGAGCAGATCGAACAGCGTGGGGAAACGCTGGTTCTATACTGCACAAACCGGGTGAATGAAGACCGGTTTGAGCGGCAGGCAGATGTGGTCGTTCTGGCGACGGGCTATAAAGAGAGGCTGCCGGAATGTCTGGCGCCTGTTGACAGTTTGATTGAAAAGGACGCGAGCGGCCGCTACGTGATTACACGCGACTACAGACTAGTGACAGCTGCAAAATCAAAAAACCATATTTTTATTCAAAACGGAGAGCTGCACACGCACGGTGTCGGTGCACCTGACCTGGGACTCGGCGCTTACCGGAACTCGGTGATCATCAATCAGCTGGCCGGGAGAGAAGTATACACCGTCAGCCATAAAACGGTTTTTCAGACATTCGGAACAGGAATCGCGGAAAAAACAGCTGTACCAAACGGCTAA
- a CDS encoding IucA/IucC family protein, which translates to MLFQDELKRVLDPDRWREVNRRLLAKMLSEYMYEDIIKPDFIETEDGINRYELRTAEDKVYRFAAKPRMFDSFDAVPETIEVFKGGQWTKHVSAIEFLLDIQPHIPMSPETAGHLIKEFNHTMLADAHLLAKDALTADELTEADYAVIEGEMTGHPWIVYNKGRIGFGYDDYLRFAPENQRAKRLLWIAVHKDTASFHSVEGLDYETLIHKELDELTLRQFAKVIEKQGAASEDYYYMPVHEWQWTNTIIQQFPEEIASKAIIPLGEGGDEYLPQQSIRTFTNITNKHKHHIKLPMSILNTLVYRGLPSERTVIAPKITEHIKGIAENDAFLKDECRVILPGENASLNVDHQYYHSLEKAPYQYLEMLGAIFRESIYTYLEEGERPVTLASLTYIDQGGVPFIRRLIEKSGLSAEEWIGKLFDTVMPPLLHFMYRYGTVFSPHGQNTILVLKDHQPHRLAIKDFVDDVNISDQPLPELSGLTGDLKAVLRSEPPEGLVQFIFTGLFICHLRYVANILENDGLLPEKRLWKALADAILDYQQKFPELRERFELFDLFKPELTKLCLNRNRMVDYGYKDGDDRPHASEFGKVTNALAKFKKEAAKL; encoded by the coding sequence ATGTTGTTTCAAGATGAATTAAAGAGGGTCCTCGATCCTGACAGGTGGAGAGAAGTCAATCGGCGATTGCTGGCGAAGATGCTTTCTGAATATATGTATGAGGATATCATTAAGCCCGATTTCATTGAAACTGAAGACGGCATCAACCGCTATGAGCTGAGAACGGCCGAGGATAAGGTGTACCGGTTTGCCGCCAAACCACGCATGTTTGACAGTTTTGACGCGGTGCCGGAGACGATTGAAGTCTTCAAGGGCGGACAATGGACAAAACATGTGAGCGCGATTGAATTTCTCCTGGATATTCAGCCGCATATCCCGATGAGTCCGGAGACAGCGGGTCATTTGATCAAGGAGTTCAACCATACGATGCTGGCTGATGCCCACCTTTTGGCAAAGGATGCGCTTACGGCTGACGAGCTGACCGAAGCCGATTATGCCGTAATTGAAGGCGAGATGACCGGCCATCCGTGGATCGTCTACAACAAAGGAAGAATCGGTTTTGGCTATGATGACTACCTCCGGTTTGCCCCGGAAAATCAGAGAGCCAAACGGCTGCTGTGGATCGCTGTACACAAAGATACCGCGTCATTTCACTCGGTTGAAGGGCTCGATTATGAGACGCTGATTCATAAAGAGCTTGATGAGCTGACTTTAAGGCAATTCGCTAAAGTCATAGAAAAGCAGGGCGCAGCCAGTGAAGACTATTATTATATGCCCGTCCACGAATGGCAGTGGACAAATACGATCATTCAGCAGTTTCCTGAAGAAATTGCTTCAAAAGCGATCATTCCTTTAGGGGAAGGCGGAGACGAGTACCTGCCGCAGCAATCGATTAGGACCTTTACAAACATCACAAACAAACACAAGCATCATATTAAACTGCCGATGAGCATTTTAAATACGCTTGTATACAGAGGCCTGCCGTCGGAACGTACGGTTATCGCGCCGAAAATCACTGAGCATATCAAAGGGATCGCCGAAAACGACGCATTTCTAAAAGACGAATGCCGGGTGATCCTGCCAGGCGAAAATGCCAGTCTGAACGTTGACCACCAATACTATCACTCTCTTGAAAAAGCCCCGTATCAATATTTGGAAATGCTCGGCGCTATTTTCAGAGAAAGCATTTATACGTATTTGGAAGAAGGAGAACGGCCTGTTACGCTCGCTTCTTTAACATACATTGATCAAGGCGGCGTGCCGTTTATCAGGCGCCTGATCGAAAAGTCGGGGCTGTCAGCGGAGGAGTGGATCGGAAAGCTGTTTGACACCGTGATGCCGCCGCTTCTGCATTTCATGTACCGCTACGGAACCGTATTTTCACCGCACGGACAAAATACGATTCTCGTCTTAAAAGATCATCAGCCGCACAGGCTGGCGATTAAAGATTTTGTTGATGACGTCAATATCAGCGACCAGCCGCTTCCTGAACTGAGCGGTTTGACAGGGGATTTAAAAGCCGTTCTCAGAAGCGAGCCGCCGGAAGGGCTTGTGCAGTTTATCTTTACCGGGCTTTTCATTTGCCATTTGCGCTATGTAGCCAACATTTTAGAAAATGACGGTCTGCTTCCTGAAAAGCGTCTGTGGAAAGCTCTGGCTGATGCGATTCTTGATTATCAGCAAAAATTCCCTGAACTGCGTGAGCGCTTCGAATTGTTCGACTTATTCAAGCCGGAATTGACGAAGCTCTGCCTCAACAGAAACCGGATGGTCGACTACGGCTACAAGGACGGCGATGACCGCCCGCACGCCTCCGAATTCGGAAAAGTGACAAATGCGCTTGCGAAATTTAAAAAAGAGGCCGCAAAGCTGTAA
- a CDS encoding GNAT family N-acetyltransferase, whose product MIEVKPINAEDTYEIRHRILRPNQPLEACMYETDLLGGAFHLGGYYRGKLISIASFHKAEHSELEGEEQYQLRGMATLEGYREQKAGSTLIRHAEELLRKKGADLLWCNARTSVSGYYEKLGFSEQGEVYDIPPIGPHILMYKKLT is encoded by the coding sequence ATGATTGAAGTCAAACCAATAAACGCGGAAGATACGTATGAGATCAGGCACCGCATTCTCCGGCCGAATCAGCCGCTTGAAGCATGTATGTATGAAACCGATTTGCTCGGGGGTGCGTTTCACCTCGGTGGATATTACCGGGGCAAGCTGATCAGCATCGCTTCCTTTCATAAAGCCGAACATTCAGAGCTTGAAGGCGAAGAACAGTATCAGCTGAGAGGGATGGCGACGCTTGAAGGATACCGTGAGCAAAAAGCGGGAAGCACGCTCATCCGCCATGCCGAAGAGCTTCTTCGGAAAAAGGGGGCAGACCTTTTATGGTGCAATGCCAGGACATCTGTGAGCGGCTACTATGAAAAGCTCGGCTTCAGCGAACAGGGCGAAGTCTACGACATACCGCCGATCGGACCTCATATTTTGATGTATAAGAAATTGACGTAA
- a CDS encoding dehydrogenase/reductase SDR family member 1 translates to MKPLKGKIALVTGGSRGAGRAIAAELGKAGATVYITGRSIRGASTNQWPGTIDDTVSQIEASGGKAIAVRCDHTNDAETEAVIAKIREEQGKLDILINNVWGAHDLGVEAKPFWELSLKNWDTMFAAGVRAQLATNHFAVPLLRENKQALIIHTTFWDENKYTGQFYYDLAKNAIVRMAYGLSLELKRDNIAVIAVSPGFMRTELVLKYHESDEAHWRESEDLRRTETPYYVGRGITALAKDPDVMEKSGRALRVGDLAKEYQFTDVDGRYIPPFTI, encoded by the coding sequence ATGAAGCCGCTGAAAGGAAAAATCGCCCTCGTAACAGGCGGAAGCAGAGGCGCGGGCCGCGCCATCGCTGCAGAACTTGGAAAAGCCGGTGCAACCGTGTATATTACAGGCCGCAGCATCAGAGGGGCTTCCACGAATCAATGGCCCGGTACAATTGATGACACCGTGTCACAAATTGAAGCTTCCGGCGGAAAGGCTATTGCTGTAAGATGTGATCATACGAACGATGCAGAAACAGAGGCTGTCATCGCTAAAATTCGCGAAGAGCAAGGAAAACTGGATATTTTGATCAACAATGTGTGGGGGGCGCACGATCTGGGTGTCGAGGCAAAGCCTTTTTGGGAATTGTCATTGAAAAATTGGGATACGATGTTCGCCGCCGGGGTGCGTGCCCAGCTGGCGACAAACCACTTCGCCGTGCCGCTCCTTCGCGAAAATAAACAAGCTCTTATCATTCACACGACCTTCTGGGATGAGAACAAGTACACCGGACAGTTTTATTACGATTTGGCCAAGAACGCAATCGTCCGCATGGCGTACGGTCTTTCATTGGAATTAAAACGGGACAACATTGCCGTTATTGCCGTTTCGCCGGGATTTATGAGAACCGAACTTGTGCTGAAATACCATGAATCAGATGAGGCGCATTGGCGGGAGTCGGAAGATTTAAGGAGAACCGAAACGCCTTATTATGTCGGACGCGGAATCACAGCATTGGCTAAGGATCCGGATGTGATGGAGAAAAGCGGACGTGCGTTAAGAGTTGGTGATTTAGCCAAAGAATATCAGTTTACCGATGTGGATGGACGATATATTCCGCCATTTACGATATAG
- a CDS encoding helix-turn-helix transcriptional regulator, whose amino-acid sequence MRGDRLISILLMLQAQGQMTAKELAERLEVSERTIYRDMEALSGAGIPVVAERGINGGWSLLDDYQTTLTGLKESEIRALFVPLSEQLLDDLGLTRISEEARNKLIASLPSEYRQNAKDVWNRIYIDTCSWRHKKEKAESFEVLKDAIWKDQKLKIVYQRADGQTADRVVAPLGLVAKGANWYLIASKENGEIRNYRASRIKSAVFVRETFDRPENFDIAHVWRSSTKEFIERLPTYEVRVKAAQAILPRLSFTNHFVRIIETNEIDQEGWIPVTLSFDTEEEAKRYILGFAEHMRIIEPKELHGKILKMAESIVAHYKT is encoded by the coding sequence ATGAGAGGGGATCGACTGATATCTATTCTTTTAATGCTTCAGGCACAAGGGCAAATGACGGCGAAAGAATTAGCGGAAAGGCTGGAAGTCTCCGAGCGCACGATTTACAGGGATATGGAAGCTTTAAGCGGAGCGGGGATTCCCGTTGTGGCCGAACGCGGCATAAACGGAGGCTGGTCATTGCTTGATGATTACCAAACCACTCTAACCGGCTTAAAAGAATCTGAAATACGCGCACTATTTGTTCCGCTTTCTGAACAATTGCTTGACGATCTCGGATTAACCCGCATATCCGAAGAAGCCCGAAATAAACTGATTGCCTCGCTGCCTTCGGAATATCGCCAAAACGCAAAGGATGTATGGAACCGCATATATATTGATACCTGTTCATGGCGCCATAAGAAAGAAAAAGCAGAATCCTTTGAAGTGCTGAAAGATGCCATATGGAAAGATCAAAAATTAAAAATTGTCTATCAGCGGGCAGATGGACAAACGGCTGATCGTGTTGTTGCACCGCTTGGGCTGGTGGCTAAAGGGGCGAACTGGTATCTGATTGCATCTAAAGAAAATGGGGAGATTCGGAATTACAGGGCTTCACGGATTAAATCTGCCGTTTTTGTCCGCGAAACGTTTGATAGGCCCGAAAATTTTGATATTGCTCACGTGTGGCGGTCTTCAACAAAGGAATTTATTGAAAGGCTGCCGACGTATGAAGTGCGGGTGAAGGCGGCGCAGGCCATCTTGCCGAGGCTGTCGTTTACCAATCATTTTGTGCGGATCATCGAAACAAATGAGATCGATCAGGAGGGCTGGATCCCCGTTACGCTATCCTTTGATACGGAAGAAGAAGCAAAAAGGTATATACTCGGATTCGCAGAGCACATGAGGATCATTGAACCTAAAGAACTGCACGGAAAGATACTTAAAATGGCTGAATCCATAGTTGCGCATTATAAAACCTGA
- the metH gene encoding methionine synthase has translation MSNINDQLKKKILVLDGAMGTMIQDAGLSAADFGGEAYEGCNEFLSITAPHVIQGIHEAYLEAKADIIETNTFGATRLVLDEYDLGHRAYEVNLASVKLAKAAAEKFSTPEWPRFVAGAMGPTTKTLSVTGGTTFDELIDNYEEQARALITGGADLLLLETSQDMLNVKAGFIGIRQAFEKTGKTLPLMVSGTIEPMGTTLAGQDIESFYISLEHMKPVSVGLNCATGPEFMTDHIRTLSSLARTAVSCYPNAGLPDEEGQYHESPQSLAKKIKAFAEEGWLNIVGGCCGTTPAHIEALADEVALLPPRTVPSGAKPHTVSGIDGLIYEETMRPLFVGERTNVIGSRKFKRLIAEHKFEEASEIARAQVKNGAHVIDICLADPDRDEAEDMEGFLKKAMKKVKAPFVIDSTDKTVIEKALKYSQGKAIINSINLEDGEERFADILPLVKQFGGALVVGTIDEEGMAVTAAKKLAVAVRSHQLLTEKYGIPASDIIFDPLVFPVGTGDEQYIGSAKETIEGIRLIKEQLPECLTILGVSNVSFGLPPVGREILNAVFLYHATQAGLDYAIVNTEKLERFASIPKEEVEMAEKLLFHTDDKTLASFTDFYRGKKKADKQPKTSLSLEERLAEYVIEGTKEGLIPDLEQALKKFATPLDVVNGPLMDGMAEVGRLFNNNELIVAEVLQSAEVMKAAVSFLEQYMEKKDDSGKGKIILATVKGDVHDIGKNLVDIILSNNGYKVVDLGIKVTPQELIEAIRKENPDIIGLSGLLVKSAQQMVVTAKDLDKADISIPIMVGGAALSRKFTNMKISPEYKGPVLYAKDAMDGLSLANQLRTDPSQFLEKKEAAAPAAVAEKKQTKAVIEMLEKRAHVPKAPVFQPEDLKRHYLKNIDLSYIVPYVNEQMLLGHHLGLKGKVKKLLAEQHPKALELKELIDELLRDGKEHGWFDPAVVYQFFPAYSDGDSLHILDPVNKDSILETFVFPRQEKLPYRCISDYVRPKGELDYVSFFAVTAGRHVRAAANRFKEEGDYLKSHAVQALALELAEGLAERTHQVIRDRWGFPDAPDFTMEQRFQAKYQGQRYSFGYPACPNLEDQEKLFRLIQPEGIGVHLTDGFMMEPEASVSAIVVSHPEARYFNVH, from the coding sequence ATGTCTAACATCAATGACCAGCTGAAGAAAAAAATCCTCGTCCTTGACGGTGCGATGGGAACGATGATCCAAGACGCCGGTTTGTCCGCCGCAGACTTCGGAGGCGAGGCATATGAAGGGTGCAATGAATTTCTAAGCATTACGGCGCCCCATGTCATTCAGGGCATCCACGAAGCCTATCTCGAGGCTAAAGCCGATATCATCGAGACCAATACGTTCGGAGCCACCCGGCTCGTTCTGGACGAGTACGACCTCGGGCATCGAGCCTATGAAGTCAACCTCGCTTCAGTCAAACTCGCCAAAGCGGCCGCCGAAAAGTTTTCAACTCCTGAATGGCCTAGATTTGTCGCCGGTGCGATGGGTCCGACGACAAAAACCCTTTCCGTCACCGGCGGCACCACCTTTGACGAACTGATCGATAACTACGAGGAACAGGCAAGAGCGCTGATCACGGGGGGAGCCGACCTCTTGCTCCTCGAAACGAGCCAGGATATGCTGAACGTTAAAGCCGGCTTTATCGGCATTAGACAAGCCTTCGAAAAAACCGGCAAAACCCTTCCGCTCATGGTGTCAGGCACAATCGAACCGATGGGCACGACGCTTGCCGGCCAGGATATCGAATCGTTCTATATCTCCCTCGAGCATATGAAACCGGTCAGCGTCGGTTTAAATTGCGCGACAGGCCCGGAATTTATGACAGATCACATCAGGACCCTTTCTTCCCTAGCGAGGACGGCCGTCAGCTGCTATCCGAATGCCGGCCTCCCCGATGAGGAGGGGCAATACCATGAATCACCGCAATCGCTGGCGAAAAAAATCAAGGCGTTTGCTGAAGAAGGCTGGCTGAACATTGTCGGCGGCTGCTGCGGAACGACGCCCGCCCATATTGAAGCGCTGGCCGATGAAGTAGCCCTTCTGCCTCCGCGGACGGTTCCTTCGGGAGCAAAGCCGCACACCGTCTCAGGAATCGACGGATTAATTTACGAAGAAACAATGCGTCCCCTTTTTGTCGGTGAGCGGACCAATGTCATCGGCTCGAGAAAATTCAAGCGGCTCATCGCCGAGCATAAATTTGAGGAAGCATCCGAAATCGCGAGAGCCCAAGTGAAAAACGGCGCCCATGTCATCGACATCTGTCTCGCAGACCCGGACCGCGATGAAGCGGAAGATATGGAAGGCTTTTTAAAAAAAGCGATGAAAAAAGTAAAAGCCCCGTTTGTCATCGACTCGACGGACAAAACGGTAATTGAAAAGGCGCTGAAATACTCGCAGGGAAAAGCGATCATCAATTCGATCAATCTTGAAGACGGCGAAGAACGGTTCGCTGACATCCTTCCGCTCGTCAAACAGTTCGGAGGCGCACTCGTCGTCGGCACGATCGATGAAGAGGGGATGGCAGTCACCGCGGCAAAAAAGCTGGCCGTCGCCGTCCGGTCGCATCAGCTGCTCACCGAAAAATACGGAATACCGGCCAGCGATATCATATTCGATCCGCTCGTCTTCCCGGTCGGAACGGGCGATGAACAATACATCGGCTCAGCTAAAGAAACGATCGAAGGGATCCGCCTCATCAAAGAGCAGCTCCCTGAATGCTTAACGATTCTCGGCGTCAGCAACGTCTCATTCGGTCTTCCGCCCGTCGGCCGGGAAATCTTAAATGCTGTATTCTTGTACCACGCAACACAGGCTGGGCTCGATTACGCGATCGTCAATACAGAAAAGCTTGAGCGGTTTGCTTCCATTCCTAAAGAAGAAGTCGAGATGGCTGAAAAACTTCTGTTTCATACCGACGATAAAACGCTCGCATCCTTCACTGACTTCTATCGTGGAAAGAAAAAAGCGGACAAACAGCCGAAAACGTCCCTTTCCCTCGAAGAGCGCCTGGCCGAATACGTAATCGAAGGTACAAAAGAAGGCTTGATTCCCGATCTCGAACAAGCGTTGAAAAAATTCGCCACCCCGCTCGACGTGGTCAACGGTCCGCTCATGGACGGCATGGCAGAGGTCGGACGGCTGTTTAACAACAATGAGCTGATCGTCGCTGAAGTTCTGCAGTCGGCAGAGGTTATGAAAGCTGCCGTTTCCTTTCTCGAACAATATATGGAAAAGAAAGACGACAGCGGCAAAGGAAAGATCATTTTGGCAACCGTTAAAGGCGATGTCCATGATATCGGCAAAAACTTAGTCGACATCATTTTAAGCAACAACGGCTACAAGGTAGTCGATCTTGGGATTAAAGTGACACCGCAGGAGTTAATTGAGGCGATCCGCAAAGAGAACCCCGACATCATCGGTCTGTCCGGCCTGCTCGTCAAATCGGCGCAGCAGATGGTCGTTACGGCGAAGGATCTCGATAAAGCGGATATTTCCATCCCGATCATGGTCGGCGGAGCCGCGCTTTCAAGAAAATTCACGAACATGAAAATTTCGCCTGAATATAAAGGGCCGGTTTTATACGCGAAGGACGCCATGGACGGCCTATCGCTCGCCAATCAGCTGCGGACGGACCCGTCGCAGTTTCTCGAGAAAAAAGAAGCCGCTGCACCCGCCGCCGTCGCGGAAAAAAAGCAGACGAAAGCCGTAATTGAAATGCTTGAAAAACGGGCGCACGTTCCGAAGGCGCCGGTCTTTCAGCCTGAAGACTTGAAACGGCACTATTTGAAAAACATCGACCTTTCCTATATTGTGCCGTATGTCAATGAACAAATGCTGCTCGGCCATCATCTCGGCTTGAAAGGGAAAGTCAAAAAACTACTGGCTGAACAGCATCCAAAAGCACTGGAGCTGAAAGAACTGATCGACGAGCTGCTGAGAGACGGAAAAGAACACGGCTGGTTCGATCCTGCGGTCGTCTACCAATTTTTCCCTGCGTACAGCGACGGGGATTCGCTTCATATTTTAGATCCAGTGAACAAAGACAGCATCCTTGAAACGTTTGTTTTTCCAAGGCAGGAAAAGCTTCCGTACCGCTGTATTTCCGATTACGTCCGACCGAAGGGAGAGCTTGATTATGTCTCGTTCTTTGCCGTAACGGCGGGCAGGCATGTAAGAGCTGCCGCCAACCGCTTTAAGGAGGAAGGCGACTACTTGAAAAGCCATGCGGTACAAGCGCTTGCTCTTGAGCTGGCCGAAGGGCTCGCCGAACGGACGCACCAGGTTATCCGCGACCGCTGGGGCTTCCCTGATGCACCCGACTTCACGATGGAACAGCGTTTTCAGGCGAAATACCAAGGGCAGCGCTATTCCTTCGGATACCCGGCCTGTCCGAATCTTGAAGATCAGGAAAAGCTTTTCAGGCTCATCCAGCCCGAAGGCATCGGCGTTCACTTAACAGACGGCTTCATGATGGAGCCCGAAGCTTCCGTATCAGCGATCGTTGTCTCCCACCCGGAAGCCAGATATTTCAATGTTCATTAA
- a CDS encoding bifunctional homocysteine S-methyltransferase/methylenetetrahydrofolate reductase: MGFLEDIKNKTLIADGAMGTLLYSYGIDRCFEELNISKPEEIRRVHEAYVQAGADIIQTNTYGANFIKLSRYGLEDETKQINEKAVRLARAAAGSAYVLGTLGGIRTFNKNSYSLEDIKRSFREQLYLLLNEQPDGLLLETYYDLEEAREVLKIARKETELPIILNVSMHEEGVLQDGTPLADGLKQLASLGADVVGINCRLGPYHMIRALEEVPLLEDAYLSVYPNSSLPSLVEGRLVYETDDEYFRESAEEFRNQGARIIGGCCGTTPNHIRAMAEAVKGLPPVTEKRVKIRKKAALAVQNERTEPALDDLAKQKRSIIVELDPPKQLNFEKFLHAAEELKSAGIDALTLADNSLATPRISNVACGALLKQRLDMRSLIHITCRDRNLIGLQSHLMGLDTLGLSDVLAITGDPSKIGDFPGATSVYDLTSFDLISLIKQFNEGLSYSGKPLGKKTNFSVAAAFNPNVRHIDKAVKRLEKKIACGADYFISQPVYSEEQLIKIHKETRHLETPIYIGVMPLTSSRNAEFIHNEIPGIKLSDSIREKMALAGNDKQKQAEEGLAIARSLLDAACDLFNGIYLITPFLRSDLTAELTAYIHQKEKEKTNV; the protein is encoded by the coding sequence ATGGGTTTTTTGGAGGATATAAAAAACAAAACGTTAATCGCTGACGGCGCAATGGGCACGCTTCTGTATTCCTATGGGATCGACAGGTGTTTTGAGGAACTGAACATCTCCAAGCCCGAAGAAATAAGACGCGTCCACGAAGCGTATGTACAGGCCGGCGCCGACATTATTCAAACGAACACGTACGGCGCAAACTTCATCAAGCTGTCCAGATACGGACTCGAAGACGAAACAAAACAAATCAACGAAAAAGCCGTCCGCCTCGCCCGCGCCGCCGCCGGCTCCGCTTATGTTCTCGGTACGCTCGGCGGAATCCGGACGTTCAACAAAAACTCGTATTCTCTCGAGGACATTAAAAGAAGCTTCCGCGAACAGCTCTACCTTCTGTTAAATGAGCAGCCGGACGGACTTCTGCTCGAAACCTATTACGACTTAGAAGAAGCGCGCGAAGTTTTAAAGATTGCCAGAAAGGAAACGGAGCTGCCGATCATTTTGAATGTCTCGATGCACGAAGAGGGCGTTCTTCAGGACGGCACCCCGCTTGCGGACGGTCTGAAGCAGCTGGCATCACTCGGCGCAGATGTCGTCGGCATCAACTGCCGTCTCGGCCCTTATCATATGATCAGAGCGCTTGAAGAAGTCCCGCTTTTAGAAGATGCCTATCTTTCCGTCTATCCGAACAGCAGCCTCCCGTCCCTTGTCGAAGGCAGGCTTGTTTATGAGACGGATGATGAATATTTCAGGGAAAGCGCGGAGGAATTCCGCAATCAAGGCGCACGGATCATCGGCGGCTGCTGCGGAACGACGCCGAACCACATCAGAGCGATGGCTGAGGCCGTCAAAGGACTTCCTCCAGTCACCGAAAAACGAGTGAAAATCAGAAAGAAAGCGGCGCTTGCCGTTCAAAACGAAAGGACAGAGCCTGCTCTTGACGATCTGGCAAAGCAGAAACGGTCCATTATCGTCGAGCTCGATCCTCCAAAACAATTAAACTTTGAGAAATTTTTGCACGCCGCAGAGGAGCTAAAATCAGCCGGAATCGATGCACTGACATTGGCGGACAACTCCCTTGCCACACCGAGGATCAGCAATGTCGCCTGCGGGGCGCTCTTAAAACAGCGCCTCGATATGAGGTCGCTGATTCATATCACATGCAGAGACCGCAACCTGATCGGCCTGCAGTCCCATTTAATGGGACTCGATACGCTGGGGCTGTCAGACGTGCTGGCGATTACCGGCGATCCGTCGAAAATCGGCGACTTTCCGGGAGCGACTTCCGTCTATGACCTGACATCGTTCGATTTGATCAGCCTGATCAAGCAGTTTAACGAAGGCTTGTCCTATTCGGGTAAACCGCTCGGCAAGAAAACGAATTTCTCAGTGGCGGCCGCCTTCAATCCGAATGTCAGACACATTGACAAAGCGGTGAAACGGCTTGAGAAAAAAATCGCCTGCGGCGCAGACTATTTCATTTCCCAGCCTGTCTATTCCGAGGAGCAGCTCATTAAAATCCACAAGGAAACGCGGCATCTTGAAACACCGATCTATATCGGCGTCATGCCGCTCACCAGCAGCCGCAACGCGGAATTCATCCACAACGAAATCCCCGGCATCAAGCTGTCTGATTCAATCCGCGAAAAGATGGCGCTGGCAGGAAACGACAAACAAAAACAGGCCGAGGAAGGGCTCGCGATCGCTCGCTCTCTGCTTGATGCGGCGTGCGACCTGTTCAACGGCATTTATCTGATCACACCGTTTTTGCGGTCCGATCTAACCGCCGAGCTGACGGCATATATCCATCAGAAAGAAAAGGAGAAGACAAATGTCTAA